In the genome of Acidimicrobiales bacterium, the window CGTCCTCGTCCCTGTTCGCCGACACGTACCAGATGCCGACCTTGTCGCCCGCCCGCAGCTGGTGTCCTTTGTATTCGAGGTCCTCGGTGACGTTGCGCCTGAAGTAGAGAACCGGCGAAGCCCAGCGGAGGATTTCTTCGACGGCCGTGTCGATCAGCTCCGGCTTGGACACCAGCAGTTCGTACTGGTCGGGGTTCTCGATGAACGCGTTCATTCCGTGCGCGATGGCATTGCGGGTGGTCTCGTTGCCCGCCACCGCGAGCAGAAGGAAGAACAGGTTGAAGTCCATCGCGCTGAGCGCGTCCCCATCCACGTCCGCTGATAGCAGTTTCGTGATGATGTCGTCCTGGGGGTCTTCCCGGCGGCGGTCCGCGAGCTGCTGGGCGTAGAGGAACATCTCGAATTGCGCCTCTTGCACCTTGTCCATCGACACCGAGTACTCGGGGTCCTCGCTGCCGATCATCCGGTTCGACCAGTCGAACACCTTGTGGCGGTCCTCCGTGGGGACGCCCATCAGCTCTGCGATCACCTGCAACGGCAGTTCCGAAGCGACGTCGATGACGAAGTCGACCTCACCGGTGGACACGGCGTCGTCGATGATGCGCACGGTCAGCTCGCGGATGTGCGGCTCGAGCATCCCGATCATGCGGGGCGTGAAGCCCCTGTTCACCAGCCGGCGGTAGCGGGTGTGCGGAGGAGGGTCCATCGTGAGCATGAGGTTGCCGCCCTGCTCGACCCACTCGGCCTCCACCTCCGGCTCCTCGAGGCCGACAACGCCGCCCCTCGACTGCTCCGACGAGAAGTGCCGTGCGTCGCGACCGATCGCCGTGACGTCGTCGAGCTTGGTGAACACCCAGAAGC includes:
- a CDS encoding cytochrome P450 yields the protein MKLEDIDLLDRDRFTRGVPHDWFTFLRNNAPIYHHPEPKGPGFWVFTKLDDVTAIGRDARHFSSEQSRGGVVGLEEPEVEAEWVEQGGNLMLTMDPPPHTRYRRLVNRGFTPRMIGMLEPHIRELTVRIIDDAVSTGEVDFVIDVASELPLQVIAELMGVPTEDRHKVFDWSNRMIGSEDPEYSVSMDKVQEAQFEMFLYAQQLADRRREDPQDDIITKLLSADVDGDALSAMDFNLFFLLLAVAGNETTRNAIAHGMNAFIENPDQYELLVSKPELIDTAVEEILRWASPVLYFRRNVTEDLEYKGHQLRAGDKVGIWYVSANRDEDVFDDPFRFDIAREPNDHIAFGGGGPHHCLGANLARMEIRLFFQELASRVESVEAIGEVSRLRSNFIGGIKHLPVRFHRQG